In Vibrio coralliilyticus, the following are encoded in one genomic region:
- the cueR gene encoding Cu(I)-responsive transcriptional regulator: MNIGSVAKLTGLSSKSIRLYEEKGVISSPSRSEAGYREYNEQHVQELNLVSRAKNAGFSLAECKEFVELAHNPKRKSSEVKAKAQEKLKEVEIKIRELKEIEKQLKGWVNACPGNESSECPIIEELTK; this comes from the coding sequence ATGAATATAGGCTCAGTAGCGAAACTTACCGGATTATCCAGTAAGTCCATTCGCCTGTACGAGGAAAAAGGCGTCATTTCTTCCCCTAGCCGCAGTGAAGCAGGTTATCGAGAATATAATGAACAGCATGTTCAAGAGCTTAACCTGGTTTCAAGAGCCAAAAATGCCGGCTTTTCACTGGCGGAGTGTAAAGAATTTGTCGAACTCGCCCACAACCCAAAACGGAAAAGCAGTGAAGTAAAAGCGAAAGCTCAGGAAAAGCTAAAAGAGGTGGAAATCAAAATTCGGGAATTGAAAGAAATTGAAAAGCAATTGAAAGGCTGGGTGAATGCCTGTCCTGGTAATGAAAGCAGTGAATGTCCTATTATTGAAGAACTGACCAAGTAG
- a CDS encoding DUF294 nucleotidyltransferase-like domain-containing protein, protein MEAELLEIKNFLSQHPPFDELEEEVLNFITKHVEISYFREDTPVIHFGDEIHDLYMVRSGVVEVYRRKGELYNRLDEGALFGQMGLLTNNKVRFPVKAIKDTLVYCIPEPVFQELYDNHEAFADFVEVEDTARLRQAVSSTNEQNDLTTSKVRTLLTGEAPFLEKTETIQNAAIKMAEENVSSLLIIDPDILEDNEEDNSPLVGIITDRDLCTRVLAEGLDASDEVSSVMTTEVISLDHNAYVYEAMLTMLRYNVHHLPVLKDKKPIGIIEATDIVRYESQNSLLLVSSIFQQQSIEELASLSEQVKDSFVRLVNEDANSHMVGSAMSVIGRSFKQRIIELAEEELGEPPIPYCFLALGSMGRDEQILVTDQDNAIILDNSYVEEKHNEYFDALAKKICDGLNECGYTYCTGDIMATNPDWRMTRTEWEECFADWIDDPNPKALLNASIFFDLVGVYGRLKWAEQLNGFIVRRARRNNRFLACLARNAMNRTPPLGFFKDFVMEKDGQHKNSINLKRRGTAPLADLIRVHALAVGSRSTNSFERLDDIHEAGILPKGKARDLRDALEFISMVRIRHQAFDVENQIEPDNNIEPENLSDFERRNLKDAFQILSNAQNFLKFRYQASNNFK, encoded by the coding sequence ATGGAAGCAGAATTACTGGAAATAAAAAATTTCCTCTCTCAGCACCCTCCCTTTGATGAACTAGAAGAGGAAGTCCTTAACTTCATCACCAAACATGTCGAAATTTCTTATTTTCGCGAGGATACGCCCGTCATCCATTTTGGTGATGAAATCCACGATTTATACATGGTTCGGAGTGGCGTCGTTGAAGTCTATCGACGTAAAGGTGAGCTCTATAATCGCCTCGATGAAGGAGCCCTATTTGGTCAAATGGGCCTGTTGACCAACAATAAAGTTCGCTTTCCGGTCAAAGCTATAAAAGACACCTTGGTATACTGCATCCCTGAGCCCGTATTTCAGGAGCTCTACGACAACCACGAAGCTTTCGCTGACTTTGTAGAGGTCGAAGATACCGCCCGCTTACGCCAAGCCGTTTCAAGCACCAATGAACAAAACGATCTAACGACGTCCAAAGTGCGCACTTTGCTGACAGGCGAAGCCCCCTTCCTAGAGAAAACAGAAACTATTCAGAATGCCGCGATAAAAATGGCTGAAGAAAACGTTTCATCACTGTTAATCATTGATCCAGATATCCTCGAAGATAACGAAGAAGATAACTCACCGCTTGTCGGAATCATTACAGACCGAGACCTATGTACCCGAGTACTCGCCGAGGGACTCGATGCCAGTGATGAAGTATCCAGTGTGATGACCACTGAGGTTATTTCGTTAGACCACAATGCCTACGTCTATGAAGCTATGCTCACGATGCTACGCTACAATGTACACCACCTTCCAGTTTTGAAAGACAAAAAGCCCATTGGTATTATTGAAGCCACTGACATTGTTCGTTATGAATCCCAAAACTCTCTACTGCTAGTGAGTAGCATCTTCCAACAGCAATCCATTGAAGAACTCGCTTCCCTATCCGAGCAAGTCAAGGATAGTTTCGTGCGTTTGGTGAACGAAGATGCCAATTCACACATGGTCGGGAGTGCGATGTCAGTGATAGGCAGAAGCTTTAAACAACGCATTATTGAACTCGCAGAAGAAGAGCTGGGCGAGCCTCCTATTCCCTATTGTTTTCTCGCTTTAGGTTCAATGGGGAGAGATGAACAGATCTTGGTAACCGACCAAGATAACGCCATTATTCTAGATAATTCATACGTTGAAGAAAAGCACAATGAATACTTCGATGCGCTGGCAAAGAAAATCTGTGATGGATTAAACGAATGCGGCTACACCTACTGCACTGGCGATATTATGGCAACCAACCCTGACTGGCGCATGACACGGACAGAATGGGAAGAATGTTTTGCTGACTGGATTGATGATCCAAATCCAAAAGCACTTTTAAATGCCTCTATCTTCTTTGACTTGGTCGGTGTTTACGGTCGTCTGAAGTGGGCTGAGCAGCTCAATGGTTTCATCGTCAGGCGCGCACGTAGAAACAACCGTTTCTTAGCCTGTTTAGCTCGAAACGCGATGAATCGCACCCCACCACTCGGATTCTTTAAAGATTTTGTCATGGAGAAAGACGGCCAGCATAAGAATTCCATCAACCTCAAACGTCGTGGCACTGCCCCTCTTGCAGATCTGATCCGTGTACATGCTTTGGCGGTTGGCTCGCGTTCAACCAACTCATTTGAGCGTCTTGATGACATTCACGAAGCCGGCATTCTCCCCAAAGGGAAAGCACGAGATTTACGAGATGCCTTAGAGTTCATCTCCATGGTGCGTATTCGCCACCAAGCTTTTGATGTCGAAAATCAAATCGAGCCAGATAACAACATTGAACCAGAGAACTTGTCCGACTTTGAGCGTCGCAACTTAAAAGATGCGTTCCAAATTCTCAGTAATGCACAAAATTTTCTTAAGTTCCGCTACCAAGCCAGCAATAACTTTAAGTAG
- a CDS encoding 3'-5' exonuclease — translation MIRKMMHTPAIDWENKFAAKQQTSRDASLKDYYNAGIPSAETNLEDVTFLAMDFETTGLDSDKDDIITIGTVPFNLNRIFINQAHHWTVRPRQQLAEESVIIHGITHSDILDAPDLSNIYDQVLQQMSGRIMVVHYQRIEREFLDQALKDRINEGIEFPVVDTMHLETLHQQRLRGGILNKVLGKKPASVRLGASRERYGLPPYTPHHALTDAVATAELLQAQIAHHYERTTKLNQVWI, via the coding sequence ATGATCAGAAAAATGATGCACACACCTGCCATTGACTGGGAAAACAAGTTTGCAGCAAAGCAACAAACAAGTCGAGATGCTTCACTCAAGGACTATTACAATGCTGGTATCCCTAGTGCTGAAACCAACCTCGAAGATGTAACCTTTTTGGCGATGGATTTTGAAACAACAGGTTTGGATTCCGACAAAGACGACATTATCACGATTGGTACGGTGCCGTTTAATCTCAATAGAATCTTCATTAACCAAGCCCATCACTGGACAGTACGACCGCGCCAGCAATTGGCTGAGGAATCTGTCATTATTCACGGCATCACACACAGTGATATTCTTGACGCCCCTGATTTATCAAATATTTACGATCAGGTGTTGCAGCAGATGTCAGGTAGAATCATGGTGGTGCATTATCAAAGAATAGAGCGAGAGTTTCTTGATCAAGCACTGAAAGACCGCATCAATGAAGGTATCGAGTTTCCTGTTGTCGATACGATGCACCTTGAAACACTCCATCAACAGCGCCTACGTGGTGGGATTCTCAATAAAGTTCTGGGCAAGAAACCTGCCTCGGTCAGATTAGGCGCAAGCCGTGAACGTTACGGCCTTCCACCTTACACACCACACCACGCTTTAACTGATGCAGTCGCTACTGCCGAATTACTGCAGGCACAAATCGCTCATCATTACGAACGGACGACAAAACTCAATCAAGTGTGGATTTAA
- a CDS encoding SgrR family transcriptional regulator: MSSPRLRVQFETLFEHYNGKDCGVQLEEITEILFCTRRNARIVLNKMEEEGWIEWHPSPGRGKLSQLNFKRSRTDVSENLARRYLEEGKIGQALKVLDQDSAKLAQVVESYLGVQQLEGQQVLRLPYYRPLSMLNPTKPVRRSEQHIARQIFSGLTRLDESEKLCPDLAHTWEMLSPRHWRFYLRPNVRFHNGDLLTTNIVVDSLLELKEKNLYSHIHDVVSPGRFVIDVLLSKDNYHLPLLLSESDAKVLLPKKSRAEDYDLNPIGTGPYKVIQNDDKRLVLQAFDGYFGFRPLMDRVEVWVIDDIHSSMVFPSMTNPIKPETGTYSDEVELDPGCTYLLLNRRSGLAKSDDWANYFSHRLGSLNLYQELPQEKIVELGVLPAHGLKPGWYHHTRQGHYTSPPSYRKVTIAYHGQHPMFPTLVKCIESLLKQDNLEVELIKYDISLPDADDVDIWVKPMGIANNREDGLAGWLLNYSDIEQLSKPEDFKYWSGLVEVWQAEENSAFPAKDLGKSLVERMQIIPMFHCWLGISKDQCGSLQNAKCNALGWFDFSQVWLKPEKLIQSSEMLNGQTE, encoded by the coding sequence ATGAGTAGCCCTAGACTGCGTGTTCAGTTCGAGACCTTGTTTGAGCATTACAATGGCAAAGATTGTGGTGTTCAACTTGAAGAAATTACCGAGATCCTTTTTTGTACCCGCCGTAATGCACGTATCGTGCTAAATAAAATGGAAGAAGAGGGCTGGATAGAATGGCACCCCTCACCAGGCCGCGGAAAACTTTCTCAGCTCAACTTCAAGCGAAGCCGAACCGATGTCAGTGAAAATCTTGCTCGTCGATATTTAGAGGAAGGTAAGATCGGTCAGGCGCTGAAAGTGCTTGACCAAGACTCAGCTAAACTTGCGCAGGTGGTTGAGAGCTATTTAGGTGTCCAGCAACTTGAAGGGCAGCAAGTTCTTCGTTTACCGTATTATCGTCCACTGTCAATGCTCAATCCTACCAAACCTGTCCGTCGTTCAGAACAGCACATTGCACGTCAGATATTTAGTGGCCTGACACGCTTAGATGAAAGCGAAAAACTTTGTCCAGACCTTGCCCACACATGGGAAATGCTGTCACCAAGGCATTGGCGCTTTTATCTGAGGCCGAATGTCCGTTTTCACAATGGCGATTTGCTTACCACCAATATTGTGGTGGACTCATTGTTGGAGCTTAAAGAGAAAAATCTGTATTCACATATCCATGACGTGGTAAGCCCAGGCCGTTTTGTGATTGACGTGTTATTAAGTAAAGATAACTATCATTTACCGCTATTATTGTCCGAATCGGATGCAAAAGTCTTGTTACCTAAAAAGTCTAGGGCTGAAGATTATGATTTAAACCCAATTGGGACAGGCCCTTATAAGGTAATTCAAAATGATGATAAACGCCTTGTTTTACAGGCTTTTGATGGTTATTTTGGCTTCAGACCTTTAATGGATCGTGTAGAAGTTTGGGTTATTGATGATATTCACTCGTCAATGGTGTTCCCAAGTATGACTAATCCGATTAAGCCAGAAACAGGGACCTACAGTGATGAGGTTGAATTGGACCCGGGGTGCACCTATTTGCTGTTGAATAGGCGCAGTGGCCTTGCGAAATCTGACGATTGGGCCAATTACTTTAGTCATAGGCTTGGTTCGCTAAATCTCTATCAGGAGCTTCCTCAAGAAAAGATTGTGGAGCTTGGTGTATTGCCTGCACATGGCCTAAAGCCGGGCTGGTATCACCACACTAGGCAAGGGCATTACACGTCACCACCTTCTTATCGAAAGGTGACCATTGCTTACCATGGTCAGCACCCTATGTTTCCAACCTTAGTGAAATGCATCGAATCATTGTTGAAGCAAGACAACCTTGAAGTTGAGCTAATTAAGTATGACATTTCTTTACCGGATGCTGATGATGTTGATATCTGGGTTAAGCCTATGGGGATCGCCAACAACCGAGAAGATGGACTAGCGGGATGGTTGCTTAACTACAGCGATATTGAACAATTAAGCAAACCCGAAGATTTCAAATATTGGTCTGGCTTGGTTGAGGTGTGGCAGGCAGAAGAAAATAGTGCATTCCCAGCAAAAGACTTAGGTAAATCTCTAGTTGAACGAATGCAGATTATCCCTATGTTTCATTGTTGGTTGGGTATCAGCAAAGACCAATGTGGCTCATTACAGAATGCTAAATGTAACGCGTTGGGTTGGTTTGATTTCAGTCAGGTCTGGTTAAAACCAGAGAAGCTTATTCAAAGTTCAGAGATGTTAAATGGCCAAACCGAATAA
- a CDS encoding DUF3389 family protein, whose product MVIKFKSGKIIVTVHEIVVKVASEHMITLSAQIDAIQLIGRGVNVIAANGSETKWSIKLDNAQQLSEIASEIGIDIQ is encoded by the coding sequence ATGGTCATTAAGTTTAAAAGCGGAAAAATCATCGTGACGGTGCATGAAATTGTTGTGAAGGTCGCTTCGGAACATATGATCACTCTTTCTGCCCAAATCGACGCGATTCAACTCATAGGCCGAGGTGTCAATGTTATTGCTGCAAATGGCTCGGAGACAAAGTGGTCTATTAAATTGGATAACGCACAACAACTGTCCGAAATCGCGAGTGAAATCGGGATCGACATTCAATAA
- a CDS encoding hotdog fold thioesterase: MTIWKRPIDLERLNATSENTLIDHLKIIYSNVGKDFIEATMPVCHFTHQPLGMLHGGASVVLAETLGSVAANFCVDEDAYCVGLDINANHIRSMREGYVIGRAEPIHLGVSTQVWQINITDDRQRLVCTSRLTIAVKKKRNAKQSLKVNQ, from the coding sequence ATGACTATCTGGAAACGACCCATTGATCTTGAGCGTCTCAATGCGACGTCTGAAAACACTTTGATAGATCACCTCAAGATTATTTATAGCAACGTTGGAAAAGATTTCATTGAAGCGACAATGCCTGTCTGTCACTTCACTCACCAGCCTTTAGGTATGCTTCACGGTGGGGCTTCAGTGGTTTTGGCGGAAACTCTGGGTTCTGTTGCTGCCAATTTCTGTGTTGATGAGGATGCGTATTGTGTTGGTTTGGATATTAATGCCAACCATATTCGATCGATGCGTGAAGGCTATGTGATTGGCCGGGCAGAGCCGATTCACCTCGGTGTATCGACGCAAGTTTGGCAAATTAACATTACTGATGACCGCCAAAGGCTTGTATGTACTAGCCGATTGACTATTGCGGTTAAGAAAAAACGCAACGCTAAGCAATCTCTTAAGGTAAACCAGTAA
- a CDS encoding M48 family metallopeptidase produces MQTWLKHTTLAAIIGLAACTSSPTGRNQLLLFSDNDMSTLGTQSFEQMKQQQKISQDSKINAYVQCVAKAVTKQVPQQPEFKEWEVVVFDSDQVNAFALPGGKIGVYTGLLKVAKNEDQLATVIGHEIAHVLADHSNERLSQSQLANAGLQITSIALGSSEYAQYQSATMAALGLGLQYGVLLPYGRTQESEADLVGLEIMAKAGFDPNQSISLWQNMAKASGGSQPPELLSTHPSHGTRIHDLSEKIKTLPNYNVKKPNCS; encoded by the coding sequence ATGCAAACATGGTTGAAACACACAACCCTAGCCGCCATCATAGGATTGGCCGCTTGTACCTCTTCACCCACAGGGCGCAATCAGTTACTGCTCTTCTCTGATAATGACATGAGTACGTTGGGCACCCAGTCTTTCGAGCAAATGAAGCAGCAACAGAAGATAAGTCAAGACTCAAAAATAAATGCCTACGTGCAATGTGTGGCTAAAGCCGTCACGAAGCAAGTACCGCAACAACCTGAGTTTAAGGAGTGGGAAGTGGTCGTATTTGACAGTGACCAAGTCAATGCTTTCGCTCTTCCTGGTGGCAAAATTGGCGTCTACACTGGCTTACTCAAAGTGGCAAAAAATGAAGACCAACTTGCCACTGTGATTGGTCACGAAATCGCTCATGTTCTCGCGGATCATAGTAATGAGCGTTTGTCCCAATCTCAGTTAGCAAATGCAGGATTACAAATCACCAGTATAGCTTTGGGCTCATCCGAATATGCCCAATACCAAAGTGCAACAATGGCAGCGTTAGGGCTCGGTCTGCAATACGGAGTGTTACTCCCTTACGGTCGAACGCAAGAATCAGAAGCAGACTTGGTAGGGTTGGAAATCATGGCTAAAGCAGGTTTTGACCCTAACCAAAGCATCAGTTTGTGGCAGAACATGGCGAAAGCTTCCGGTGGAAGTCAGCCACCTGAGTTATTGTCTACTCACCCTTCACATGGAACTCGGATCCACGACTTGTCAGAAAAAATAAAAACACTACCAAACTACAACGTGAAAAAACCGAATTGTTCTTAA
- a CDS encoding site-2 protease family protein, with protein MELLSIDFLGKPLRLEGSLAGWQQLFWDNQLVSQLDADSERGKKSAHEFKLLNGEEELICRLETSLEWQPFLIEYKAILNDQLVVQGSRDTKDIEKQTPFTPLQPEKKWSLLGLLSLGVKAFKSAKLIKVALASASLAAYSWLFSFQFALALIACLIFHEYGHVKAMKYFGMRTKGIYLVPFLGGLALSDEKINTRWQDVVISIMGPMFGFVLSLILVVLYWVTGEMFFAGLAVFNAFLNLFNLLPILPLDGGHILKSISFSMNSLMGILLCTAAALGGVALSYSLGLTLFGLLLALGTFEIVIEWRSRHHSHLLPLDRYGQVVAAVWYLALVTGLIGIIWYFASTGDQLLRLPLMILGT; from the coding sequence TTGGAACTGCTTTCTATTGATTTTTTGGGAAAGCCTTTGCGCTTAGAAGGTTCCCTCGCTGGCTGGCAACAACTTTTTTGGGACAATCAATTGGTCTCTCAACTGGACGCAGATTCAGAGCGTGGTAAAAAGTCTGCACACGAGTTTAAATTGCTTAATGGTGAAGAAGAACTGATTTGTCGACTTGAAACCTCTTTGGAATGGCAACCGTTCCTGATCGAATATAAAGCGATATTGAATGACCAGCTTGTCGTTCAAGGAAGCCGAGATACGAAGGATATTGAAAAGCAGACACCATTCACTCCGCTACAACCAGAGAAAAAATGGAGCCTGTTGGGTCTATTGTCACTTGGTGTAAAAGCTTTTAAGAGCGCAAAACTCATTAAGGTAGCGCTTGCATCAGCCAGTCTCGCGGCATACTCATGGCTGTTTTCTTTCCAGTTTGCACTGGCGTTAATTGCTTGCTTGATTTTCCATGAATATGGGCACGTTAAAGCGATGAAATACTTTGGAATGAGGACTAAAGGTATCTATTTAGTTCCTTTTCTAGGAGGTTTGGCGCTCAGTGATGAGAAGATCAACACACGTTGGCAAGATGTAGTCATTTCAATAATGGGGCCTATGTTTGGCTTTGTTCTCTCGTTGATTCTGGTAGTACTATATTGGGTGACGGGAGAGATGTTCTTTGCCGGTTTAGCTGTATTTAACGCATTTCTAAACCTGTTTAACCTATTGCCAATATTACCTCTTGATGGTGGGCATATTTTAAAAAGCATTAGCTTTTCTATGAATAGCTTAATGGGGATTCTCCTCTGTACCGCTGCAGCACTGGGTGGGGTTGCACTGAGTTATTCACTAGGGCTGACATTGTTCGGCTTATTGCTTGCCTTAGGGACTTTTGAAATCGTGATTGAGTGGCGTAGTCGACATCACAGTCACTTGCTGCCGCTCGATCGTTATGGTCAAGTCGTCGCTGCGGTATGGTACTTGGCGTTAGTGACTGGATTGATTGGGATCATTTGGTATTTCGCGAGTACTGGTGACCAATTACTGCGCTTACCACTGATGATTCTTGGAACATAA